In Periplaneta americana isolate PAMFEO1 chromosome 4, P.americana_PAMFEO1_priV1, whole genome shotgun sequence, one DNA window encodes the following:
- the LOC138698625 gene encoding uncharacterized protein isoform X2, which produces MGCELELYRARIGGWAARSRMQRSVKGTALAGLAECLFFHIVIAILLIIGGIELNPGPASDNGVFSVKCGSCRKNLRVGVLCNQCEKWFHLTCQKIKREQIVEETWLCKDCGNEAGNRELIGLRNEVKKLRDNLETAEQRIKFLEDENKLLRREKENGEEREEKKKHGAASVIIGDSIIRHVGNLQPELATECYPGIRVNEMKSVIENQERGDPKNIVLHVGTNDLRRGVDYIMADVYDLVMETKKKYPAAGIVISGIVRRRDVNWRKVGRVNKAFEWVAECLGARFVDPNSWIDDRCFGRDGIHLNRRGAADMGSLFARVVTTTWRGGIEDPSAGSGTEGPSADGGGVGLPAVSGGAVEDLSAGGVDLQ; this is translated from the coding sequence ATGGGCTGTGAGTTGGAGCTGTACCGGGCAAGGATAGGCGGCTGGGCGGCCAGGTCAAGGATGCAGCGGAGCGTGAAAGGGACAGCTTTGGCAGGTCTGGCTGAGTGTCTCTTCTTTCACATAGTGATCGCGATACTACTAATTATTGGTGGTATCGAACTGAATCCAGGACCTGCAAGCGACAACGGAGTGTTCAGTGTCAAGTGTGGCAGCTGTAGAAAGAACCTAAGAGTAGGCGTGCTGTGCAACCAGTGCGAGAAGTGGTTCCATCTGACTTGTCAGAAGATCAAGAGGGAACAGATAGTAGAAGAAACGTGGCTGTGCAAGGACTGCGGGAACGAGGCAGGCAACAGGGAGCTCATCGGTCTACGGAACGAGGTGAAGAAGCTACGGGACAATCTAGAGACGGCGGAGCAACGGATCAAGTTTCTGGAGGACGAAAATAAGTTGTTGCGACGGGAAAAGGAAAATGGCGAAGagagggaggagaagaagaagcatgGTGCGGCAAGTGTTATCATCGGAGACTCCATCATTCGACACGTAGGGAATCTACAACCGGAGTTGGCGACAGAGTGTTACCCTGGGattagagtgaatgaaatgaaaagcgtgatcgaaaatcaggaacgaggggacccgaaaaacatcgtccttcacgtaggaacaaacgatttgcgaagaggtgttgattatatcatggcagatgtatatgacttggtgatggaaacgaagaagaaatatccggcagctgggattgtcatcagtggaatcgtcagacggagggatgtgaactggagaaaagtgggtcgtgtgaataaagctttcgagtgggtagcggagtgtcttggtgcgcgtttcgtcgatccaaattcctggatagacgacagatgcttcggaagagacggaatccacctaaatcggaggggggctgcagacatgggatccctcttcgcgcgggtagttactacaacatggcgcggcgggatcgaggatccatcagctggcagcggcaccgaaggaccatcagccgacggcgggggcgtgggactaccggcggtcagcgggggtgcggtcgaagacctatccgcgggcggcgtagacctgcagtga